The genomic stretch tatatgcAGTTCCATTCCCCACAGAGACTTGGAGAATCTATTCCAAGGCTCATTTAAGCTGTTCAACACCTTACTAACACACTATGTTGTGTTTTCCTTTCACTAGTTACCTGCCTTTTGGTTACAGTCCTTTTAAAAACATCAGTCTTACAAGAAATATTCACTCCAATACACAGAGAGCAGCTGATGAGAGAAAACGTGTACGAGACCCTCCACACACCTCTAAAAGGGACTCTGTAGGACGTGGTAAGCCGAGGGGAAGGCGAGGAGGGCGACGCCATGCCTCCGCTACaggttatattttaattatttgacatttgTAGGAATTTACTATGACCAACTCAAATTAGAACAATGTAATTGTTTATTGAGAGTTAAAAAATTCAAATAtctaaaaagacattaaaaagtaGATAAACATTTCAGTGACACTATTGTAGAAGACACTGCCAAGTACTTAACAAACATATGTCTGATTTCATAAATTGTTTAGTATATAGGTTGAAAAGAAGAACAAGAATGGAGTGTGATAGCCTAACTTGTTCTTATTCTTCTATGTCTTGTTTTACAGCCACATATCCCACGTTTGAGTGCTCCCTTTCATCCAGTGTTGAGGTTCCTTTTACTGCAACCTCAACTAAACTAAATCCTCAAGAGGAATTTGGTAATTCACAGTGATTAATTTATGCaagtacagtaaataaaaaaaatgttaattctaaTACTGATCAGCTGACTTTTAATTGTTTCTTATCTACAGTAAATTATCCCTTAccgctttatttttgtattttctttacagaaaaaaatatggaGAGGCTCTCTGACATTTTGGCGTCATGTCCTTCTGCTGGTCAGCCTCAAAGTAGCTCTGCATCATCATGGTCTTTTCGGCAACAGAAAGCCTCAGAGCGCTGGAAAGAAGCAAGACCATACCACCTAAAATGCCTTATTTCAAAAGAGGCTGTTGGTCATCCCCTGTGTGGCCTTTGCAACAAGCCTGCTGTTATTAGGTTGGTTTTCATTAATACCAAACTTTAATTGCCCAGGGTAGGTGACATGTCTTTTGGGATTGGAGAAGACTTAGATACCCAGatgaaaaacacattaatgaGAAAAGTAAATCTAGGACCTTCTTGCTGTGAGGTGACAGTGCTAAACATTGAGGCACTATTCAATCCTATACAATAAAATCAAACCTAGTAAAAGTGAAGTAGcttaaatatactgtacagtactTTATATGAGTTATTCACCtgaaataatgtattatattataatattgttttcttttctccctAGGTGCAGAGAGTGTCTTCCTGAGGAGTGGTTCTGTGGGGACTGTGATGTATTGCATCACAAAAAACAGCCACTCCACAACAGGGAATGCGTGATTCGTGGTTTTTTTGAAGCCATTCCTTCAACCACATGCATCATCAAAGGGGAAGCTGGATTTTGCACCCATGAGCAAGGTACGTTCTCACGAAAGCTTTAATTTTGCTGTTCAATGTGTGTCTGCAGACAGTTACAGATAATCTAAATTATTGGTTTTCCTTCTTTTTGCCAGCTTGCATTTTGCCAACTGTGAAGATGCCAGACTGCTCCTGTGGAGGCACAAACTTCACTGTCTTACCAGGCAAACCAGTGATTTTAATTACCatcaatggtaaaaaaaaaaatatatatatatatatatatatatatatatatatatatattacaatttttatttgtaGATTTGATGTTTTTCACACTAGTGTGCTGTGGCATTGTGCTTACAATTGCAGAAGTGTCAAAACATATGGAATAGCACATGATATTGTTATTAACTGAAACaaagacagatttttattttatttttgtccttcacaaagaaaaaacatataaCCATCTTTCCAGCATGATGTCCAATCGCCACAGCAGTGTGGAATTTAGtgaattagaaaatatttatatattataaaattataataataatataatgtgggATTATAGGAACTTGTGCAATATCTCTCAACCATTCACAATGTGCAGAATTAACTAAGTGTTGTAAAATTAAGTATGTggtaaatgtgtattatatttttaataaattttttgttCCAAGGGCGTTTTGACTTGCATCAGCCACTGTATGAATGTCAAACATGCCAGCAGCAATGGACCCCTGCCTTTAAAGACCTCCTAAGAAGTGGATATTGGCCAGCCTCCATCACCAATTCCACACTTTATACCCTGGACCTCTTGAGCTCCCTTCAGGAACTCAAGATCATATCTCCGGGATTCTCCAGACAAGCCTTCGCAAAGCTGCTGGAGCATCGGACTAAGTGTGGAGGAAGAGTAAGTGTAAATgttattaccattttataaaaaaaaattaaaaaaaataatctataagACCACATCACAAATAatatttcattctatatattttcCAGTCTGGACCTATCAACGGCGATGCACTGCAGCGCAGCTTTTTAGAGCTTTCGTATGCATCATTTGAGGAAGACCAGCTCTGCTGTGGTGCTCCTTTCACCTGCCCAGCCTGCACACCAGAAATGTTGGCTGTTTCAGCAGATGGAAATAGAAAGCTATATCGCTTTTGCCGAAACGGAAGGTGATCTTTCTTCCAgtctttttattgatttattttcttccTTCATATATTTCTtgaatggattttttatttttctttcttccttagcTCTGATGATCCTGGCTTTTTTGAGGGGCTCTTTGTGGCTGAAGACAGTGTGGTGTCTAGATTTGTCGACACCATACAGAAAGCAGTGAAAAATGCAAGTTGACAAAATAGTTTTTACAATAATAACCGTAACCCCAACTTCAATTACTTCTGCCTACCAATTCCAAAATCAAATTGAGAGAATAAATGCCATATATTGAATGACATCTttgcttttatttgatttgtcatgtttgttttgtgtgtcatAGACACAGGGAAGAGGCACATGTGGGGACTCCCAATGGACAGCAGCGAGGGAATCTTCAAGGAGGGCTTCAAAATTGGACGAAGAGGGGATGGAGGTTGCTGTGTGTCGTCATGGGTTCCTTTTGAAAGCCCTTAATATGTACAGGGGAGAGATATTTGCCTACCCTCTGTACCTTCAAAAGGAGCTCATGCCAGCCAAGGCACAATTCTTCGCAATGGATGTGGCATGCAAATACTGGCCATACCTGGAGAAAGTTGCTAGTGTCCTTCCTGCTCTTCAGGAGCTGACCACTATGAAACCCTTTCTCAGTGTAATGCATGCTCGAGCCCATGCTACTAAGTGTGAGGTGTGTATAATATTTTAGCATCATATGTACATTTGTAATATTAACAAGCACATTAATACCATTTCTTGCATGGATTGTAATGCCCTTTGATGCAGATTGTGTTTTGTGATATTGTcctatataaatttaatttaatttaatttagtttctttcACCCTTTACTAACAGATTAATTGGAGTGGCAGGAACCAGGAAGGAGCAGGGACAACCGCTGGTGAGGAGGTGGAGCAAGTGAACAGTTACCTTTCACGTTGTGCCCTGACGACCAAATACATGTCAAAAGCAGGTGATCGGAGTTTGCAAAATTcgtgtatactttttttttagattgatcATCATAACCTCATTATTTGCTTTAAACAGCATGGGTGGACATGCTTACATTGCATGCAATGGGGTGGaacgagaaaaaaaatctctctttaCATCAGGCACTTTCCACAAGATATGTGAAGGTAAGTCTCTTATTAATTGTTTTGTGTGTCCTTTTGTTGTGTTTACTTGGCCTGTTGGTAATCATACAAAGTTGTAATCCTGATTATTGTATAACACTGTTCATCAGACTTGTCAGAGACTCCATGATGAGACTGCAAGGCTAGCTGACCTAAAAACAGAGCTAGATTGCACAGATGAATTGGTATCACAGTGGCTATCTGATGTAAAGGAATGGGCAGCTGGTGGTAAGCATGACCagataaaagaaacaacaaacatCCCTTTCTACCATCTACATTTTATGTTTGATATTAAAGAGCAGAAAAAATAGTAGGCGGATCATCATCTAATGTGATGCCACATTTATGTCAGGTTTATTAGAATATTCCAGTTCCTTGCAGGAAGTGCACATACTAACTTTAAATAAGTTTGATTAAAAGGTTTAACATAAAATTCAAACAGAGAAACGGTTCTGTGTTGTTTTAACAGTGAATTTGCTCTCACTATTTCTTCTACAGAGACACCTGGTACATCTCGTGTCAGTCAAGGCACAACACACAAAGAAATTCAGCAGTCAATTGAGGGGCTCTACCTTAGTGTGAGGCACCGGAAGCGAACCCTCTACCGTCAGAATGGTATAACTCTACAATATAATAGGCTGATAAATTCAAGCTACTGTATGCATCCTACTCCACCAACATGGAATTAGCAAATAATGTAGTAGCACAGTTCAGCTCAATCATTGAATTCTGTTCTTTAAATGATAAGTCTGTAGGATTTAGTGGTATCGATCATTGAGATTTGACGATTGCAACCAGCTTCCCTCACCTCTTATCTTTCCAAGCTACAGTAGCCGACAAGAAAATGTGTGAGGTACTATCTAAACCCAGTGTTTGTTTGTCCGTTGTGGGCTACTGTAGGAACATGGAGGTGCAACATAGCGGCCTCCATGAAAGGGGAAtgtatttagataaaaaaaaaaactgcccatTCTAAAGTAATTAAtgcacaattattattttcaggcaatcatgaaaagtgtgtgtgtgtgtgttattcctGCAAATAGATTCCCCCCAAAATTTTACACACTGGACCTTTGTTTCCCATGTCAGTCTACATTATAATTTTCACGTActtcaacaactttttttttttgta from Carassius gibelio isolate Cgi1373 ecotype wild population from Czech Republic chromosome A22, carGib1.2-hapl.c, whole genome shotgun sequence encodes the following:
- the LOC127942495 gene encoding uncharacterized protein LOC127942495, with product MATKHKLDSKDPHYKEGRRMALELKHEHILAEAKRAADERKRVRDPPHTSKRDSVGRGKPRGRRGGRRHASATATYPTFECSLSSSVEVPFTATSTKLNPQEEFEKNMERLSDILASCPSAGQPQSSSASSWSFRQQKASERWKEARPYHLKCLISKEAVGHPLCGLCNKPAVIRCRECLPEEWFCGDCDVLHHKKQPLHNRECVIRGFFEAIPSTTCIIKGEAGFCTHEQDSYR